A window of the Gemmatirosa kalamazoonensis genome harbors these coding sequences:
- a CDS encoding c-type cytochrome produces the protein MKNRWLRRLAYALGGLLTVVAALVVAIYGVTWARTGRTFQVAATPVPVAHDSATRARGEHLVTAIGKCAECHGSDYAGKVFVDDPALGRVVARNLTPGGDVARYSDAEFARAIRHGVRKNGQGLLIMPSSDYASFSDEDVGAVIAYLRSLPPVAKPLPATELHFLARALWASGQLPLMDALRMDHAKRAPERVAVAPTAEYGHYLADVGGCTGCHGPGLSGGKIPGTPPDWRPAANLTPAGNLGKWTYDDFTRALRTGRRPDGSPIDSIMPWKATAKMTDDEIQAVYAFLKTVPAKPFGNR, from the coding sequence ATGAAGAACCGCTGGCTCCGCCGACTCGCCTACGCGCTCGGCGGCCTCCTGACCGTCGTCGCCGCGCTCGTCGTCGCCATCTACGGCGTGACGTGGGCGCGCACCGGCAGGACTTTCCAGGTCGCCGCGACCCCGGTACCGGTCGCGCACGACTCGGCCACGCGCGCCCGCGGCGAGCACCTCGTGACGGCGATCGGGAAATGCGCCGAGTGCCACGGATCGGACTACGCCGGCAAGGTGTTCGTCGACGATCCCGCGCTCGGCCGCGTGGTGGCGCGGAACCTCACGCCCGGCGGCGACGTCGCGCGCTACAGCGACGCCGAGTTCGCACGGGCCATCCGGCACGGCGTGCGGAAGAACGGCCAGGGGCTGCTCATCATGCCGTCGAGCGACTACGCCTCGTTCTCGGACGAGGACGTCGGCGCGGTGATCGCCTATCTGCGGTCGCTGCCGCCGGTGGCGAAGCCGCTACCCGCCACGGAGCTGCACTTCCTCGCGCGCGCGCTGTGGGCGAGCGGCCAGCTCCCGCTCATGGACGCCCTGCGGATGGATCACGCGAAGCGGGCGCCCGAGCGGGTGGCGGTGGCGCCGACGGCGGAGTACGGGCACTACCTTGCGGACGTGGGCGGCTGCACGGGGTGCCACGGCCCCGGGCTGTCCGGCGGAAAGATCCCGGGCACCCCGCCCGACTGGCGGCCGGCGGCGAACCTCACGCCGGCGGGCAATCTCGGGAAGTGGACGTACGACGACTTCACGCGCGCGCTCCGCACCGGCCGCCGCCCCGACGGCTCGCCGATCGACTCCATCATGCCGTGGAAGGCGACGGCGAAGATGACCGACGACGAGATCCAGGCCGTCTACGCGTTCCTGAAGACGGTGCCGGCGAAGCCGTTCGGCAACCGGTGA
- a CDS encoding SPFH domain-containing protein, whose product MLALVPLLVVALIVLFVATNSFKIVGQAEVMVIERLGRFHRIAHSGFNVLIPFVERPRAIDVRYATTDVSGMKKITAGTTSRIDLREQVLNFPSQPVITKDNVTIDIDAVLYYRIADPQKATYAVQNLPYALETLTKTTLRNIVGEIELDQTLASRDMINQRMREVIEEAAIGWGVDVTRVELQAIEPPRDIQQSMELQMRAERERRAAVTNAEASKRAAVLEAEGQREAAIRRAEGDKEAAVLRAQGAAEARLAMADAEAQAVRRIALSLPSGDASMYLLGLKYLDALPQIAQGKGSTVFLPTEAIGVMGALGGLREMLRAQGVPAAPPVDGRPAEAPPGALRSLLDPTARPARDAGDR is encoded by the coding sequence ATGCTCGCACTCGTACCGCTGCTCGTCGTCGCGCTCATCGTGCTGTTCGTCGCCACGAACAGCTTCAAGATCGTCGGCCAGGCCGAGGTCATGGTGATCGAGCGGCTCGGGCGCTTTCACCGGATCGCGCACTCCGGCTTCAACGTGCTCATCCCGTTCGTGGAGCGGCCGCGCGCGATCGACGTGCGGTACGCGACGACGGACGTCTCGGGGATGAAGAAGATCACCGCCGGCACCACGTCGCGCATCGATCTGCGCGAGCAGGTGCTGAACTTCCCGAGCCAGCCGGTGATCACGAAGGACAACGTCACGATCGACATCGACGCGGTGCTGTACTACCGCATCGCCGATCCGCAGAAGGCGACGTACGCGGTGCAGAACCTCCCGTACGCGCTGGAGACGCTGACGAAGACCACGCTGCGCAACATCGTCGGCGAGATCGAGCTCGATCAGACGCTGGCGAGCCGCGACATGATCAACCAGCGCATGCGCGAGGTGATCGAGGAGGCGGCGATCGGCTGGGGCGTCGACGTGACGCGCGTGGAGCTGCAGGCGATCGAGCCACCGCGCGACATCCAGCAGAGCATGGAGCTGCAGATGCGGGCCGAGCGCGAGCGCCGCGCGGCGGTGACGAACGCGGAGGCGAGCAAGCGCGCGGCGGTGCTCGAGGCCGAGGGCCAGCGCGAGGCGGCGATCCGCCGCGCCGAGGGCGACAAGGAGGCCGCCGTGCTGCGTGCACAGGGCGCCGCCGAGGCGCGTCTCGCGATGGCCGATGCCGAGGCGCAGGCGGTGCGCCGCATCGCGCTGTCGCTGCCGAGCGGCGACGCGTCGATGTACCTGCTGGGGCTGAAGTACCTCGACGCGCTGCCGCAGATCGCGCAGGGCAAGGGCTCCACGGTCTTCCTCCCCACCGAGGCGATCGGCGTGATGGGCGCCCTCGGCGGGCTCCGCGAGATGCTGCGCGCGCAGGGTGTGCCGGCGGCGCCGCCGGTCGACGGGCGCCCGGCCGAGGCGCCGCCGGGCGCGCTCCGCTCCCTGCTCGACCCGACCGCGCGGCCGGCCCGCGACGCCGGCGACCGTTAG
- a CDS encoding outer membrane protein — protein sequence MPTAARNVVRVVAATVPLIALAAAPLLAQGAPAAGKSAASATSAQFQSGPLYAGPRLWLGNLNGAIAIGGQAERGFTQPGAFGPGIIAGGVGIDWYSWSQSFGAAGVRGEYKYTVIPVQLFGNYHFPIESNKKIDPYLGVALVYSHYSGSWNGTFTAPASASASTTAFAGQGGVRYFVTDKMAVQGQVGFGYGTLGLGATWRF from the coding sequence ATGCCTACCGCTGCTCGCAACGTCGTCCGCGTCGTCGCCGCCACCGTCCCTCTCATCGCGCTCGCCGCCGCCCCGCTGCTCGCGCAGGGTGCCCCGGCCGCCGGTAAATCCGCGGCGTCTGCTACGTCCGCACAGTTCCAGTCGGGTCCCCTGTACGCGGGACCGCGGCTGTGGCTCGGCAACCTGAACGGCGCCATCGCGATCGGTGGGCAGGCGGAGCGCGGCTTCACGCAGCCGGGCGCGTTCGGGCCGGGGATCATCGCCGGCGGCGTCGGCATCGACTGGTACAGCTGGAGCCAGAGCTTCGGCGCCGCCGGCGTGCGCGGCGAGTACAAGTACACCGTCATCCCGGTGCAGCTGTTCGGCAACTACCACTTCCCGATCGAGAGCAACAAGAAGATCGACCCGTACCTCGGCGTCGCGCTCGTGTACTCGCACTACAGCGGGTCGTGGAACGGCACGTTCACCGCGCCGGCCAGCGCGAGCGCGAGCACGACGGCGTTCGCGGGGCAGGGCGGGGTGCGCTACTTCGTGACGGACAAGATGGCCGTGCAGGGGCAGGTCGGCTTCGGCTACGGCACGCTGGGGCTGGGCGCGACGTGGAGGTTCTGA
- a CDS encoding ECF-type sigma factor — translation MLSPSGGRIHGLADDASVSWTLDRHALDHLFSATYEELKRLAATVRRADPAATISPTALVNEAWLKLADSPGLRIASSLHFKRIAARAMRQVLVEAARRRFARKRGGRDVAIVTFEDAVAAGETGVEELLALDDALDELARLHPRQATMVESRFFGGLDVGETAELLGVSEATILRDWRAAKAWLAHRMRESRDA, via the coding sequence ATGCTCTCTCCCAGTGGCGGCAGGATCCATGGTCTCGCCGACGACGCGAGTGTCTCCTGGACGCTCGATCGCCACGCGCTCGACCACCTGTTCAGCGCCACCTACGAGGAGCTGAAGCGACTCGCCGCGACCGTGCGCCGCGCCGACCCGGCGGCGACGATCAGCCCCACGGCGCTCGTGAACGAGGCGTGGCTCAAGCTCGCCGACTCGCCGGGGCTGCGGATCGCCTCGTCGCTGCACTTCAAGCGGATCGCCGCGCGCGCCATGCGGCAGGTGCTCGTCGAGGCGGCCCGCCGCCGTTTCGCGCGCAAGCGCGGCGGCCGTGACGTCGCCATCGTGACGTTCGAGGACGCCGTCGCCGCCGGCGAGACCGGCGTCGAGGAGCTGCTCGCACTCGACGACGCGCTCGACGAGCTGGCGCGCCTGCACCCACGGCAGGCGACGATGGTCGAGAGCCGCTTCTTCGGCGGCCTCGACGTCGGCGAGACGGCCGAGCTGCTCGGCGTCTCCGAGGCCACCATCCTTCGCGACTGGCGCGCGGCGAAGGCGTGGCTCGCGCACCGCATGCGAGAATCGCGTGACGCGTGA
- a CDS encoding serine/threonine-protein kinase: MDALRWDRIQIVFHHAADLRDAERHAYLARECGDDAELLADVLTLLEEDARGAPLLDDGRDALADVAGVVLDGETVATLPLHDFGPYHVTSVLGEGGMGVVYLAERADLGSRAAVKILRDAWLSPARRARFAAEQRTLAQLSHPSIARLFDAGTLADGTPWFVMEYVAGAPLTAYCDEHALSVTERLRLFRDVCEAVQHAHRHAVLHRDLKPSNILVSADGAVKLLDFGIAKHLEGAGAEDQTRTGLRMLTPAYAAPEQLRGDRLGVHTDVYALGVILYQLLAGRLPFDLSNRTPGEAETLLLEAEPERPSAVARRAPNDSSVRGVGRSAWADLDVLCLTAMHKDVARRYGTVDALVRDVDHFLRGEPLEARADTLRYTLGKFLRRHWRPVSAAAAVLVVVVTLVAFYTVRLAAARNAAVDEAARTQRIQRFMLGVFEGGDPDEGPADSLRVITLLDQGVQQAASLGAEPAVQAELYGTLGGIYQKLGRLDRADTLLTRALARRRAIRGPEHPEVAASLVALGLLRVDQARVADGEKLIRDGLAMTRRLRPAGHPEIAGATVALGRALQARGAFDDAIRALDDAVRMQSASGGMTRELAVTLNVLAVSHLYAGHFATADSIYRRALATDRRLYGLGHPQIGTDLMDLASVHFERGMYAESERLYREGVAIFERWYGPEHPQTAGALMLLAQPLIKLHRVDEAVPLLRRALAIQERVYGKVHPRVAGTLNALGAALAEQGRQAEADDYYARTADIFRAVYGNEHYLVGASLGNRATTFTERGDNARAEQLLRDALAIYAKTLPPDHLYVGIARIKLGRALLRQRRYAESTRELEAGIAIVSKGSDPSSAWLVKGRADLAEAKAALGRH, from the coding sequence ATGGACGCTCTGCGCTGGGATCGCATCCAGATCGTCTTCCATCACGCCGCTGACCTCCGCGACGCGGAGCGGCACGCGTACCTCGCGCGCGAGTGCGGCGACGACGCCGAGCTGCTCGCCGACGTGCTCACGCTGCTCGAGGAGGACGCGCGCGGCGCGCCGCTGCTCGACGACGGCCGCGACGCACTCGCCGACGTCGCGGGGGTCGTGCTCGACGGCGAGACCGTTGCCACGCTCCCGCTCCACGACTTCGGCCCGTACCACGTCACCTCCGTGCTCGGTGAGGGCGGCATGGGCGTCGTGTACCTCGCCGAGCGCGCGGACCTCGGCAGCCGCGCGGCGGTGAAGATCCTGCGCGACGCGTGGCTCTCGCCGGCGCGGCGCGCGCGCTTCGCCGCGGAGCAGCGCACGCTCGCGCAGCTCAGTCACCCGTCCATCGCGCGGCTGTTCGACGCCGGCACGCTCGCCGACGGCACGCCGTGGTTCGTCATGGAGTACGTCGCCGGCGCGCCGCTCACCGCGTACTGCGACGAGCACGCGCTGTCGGTGACGGAGCGGCTGCGGCTGTTCCGCGACGTGTGCGAGGCCGTGCAGCACGCGCACCGCCACGCCGTGCTGCACCGCGACCTGAAGCCGTCGAACATCCTCGTGTCCGCCGACGGCGCGGTGAAGCTGCTCGACTTCGGCATCGCGAAGCACCTCGAGGGCGCCGGTGCGGAGGACCAGACGCGCACGGGGCTGCGCATGCTCACGCCGGCCTACGCCGCCCCCGAGCAGCTCCGCGGCGACCGACTCGGCGTGCACACGGACGTGTACGCGCTCGGCGTCATCCTCTACCAGCTGCTCGCGGGCCGGCTGCCGTTCGACCTCTCGAATCGTACGCCGGGCGAGGCGGAGACGCTGCTCCTCGAGGCCGAGCCCGAGCGGCCGTCGGCAGTGGCGCGGCGCGCGCCTAACGATTCGTCGGTGCGCGGCGTCGGGCGCTCGGCGTGGGCCGACCTCGACGTGCTGTGCCTCACGGCGATGCACAAGGACGTGGCGCGGCGCTACGGGACGGTGGACGCGCTCGTCCGCGACGTCGACCACTTCCTGCGCGGCGAGCCGCTCGAGGCGCGCGCCGACACGCTGCGCTACACGCTCGGCAAGTTCCTGCGGCGTCACTGGCGTCCGGTGTCGGCGGCCGCCGCGGTGCTCGTCGTCGTGGTCACGCTGGTCGCGTTCTACACCGTGCGCCTCGCCGCGGCGCGCAACGCGGCGGTCGACGAGGCGGCGCGCACGCAGCGCATCCAGCGGTTCATGCTCGGCGTCTTCGAGGGCGGCGATCCCGACGAGGGGCCAGCCGATTCGCTGCGCGTGATCACGCTGCTCGACCAGGGCGTGCAGCAGGCAGCGAGCCTCGGCGCCGAGCCCGCGGTGCAGGCGGAGCTCTACGGCACGCTGGGCGGCATCTACCAGAAGCTGGGCCGCCTCGACCGCGCCGACACGCTCCTCACCCGCGCGCTCGCGCGCCGCCGCGCGATCCGCGGCCCGGAGCACCCCGAGGTGGCCGCGAGCCTCGTGGCGTTAGGGCTCCTGCGCGTCGACCAGGCGCGCGTGGCGGACGGCGAGAAGCTGATCCGCGACGGCCTCGCGATGACGCGGCGGTTGCGCCCCGCCGGGCACCCGGAGATCGCGGGCGCGACGGTCGCGCTCGGGCGCGCGCTGCAGGCGCGCGGCGCGTTCGACGACGCCATCCGCGCGCTCGACGACGCCGTACGGATGCAGTCGGCGTCGGGCGGCATGACGCGCGAGCTGGCCGTGACGCTCAACGTGCTCGCCGTCTCGCATCTCTACGCGGGGCACTTCGCCACCGCGGACTCGATCTATCGTCGCGCGCTCGCCACCGACCGTCGACTCTACGGCCTGGGGCACCCGCAGATCGGCACCGACCTGATGGATCTCGCGTCGGTGCACTTCGAGCGCGGCATGTACGCCGAGTCGGAGCGCCTCTACCGCGAGGGCGTGGCGATCTTCGAGCGGTGGTACGGTCCGGAGCATCCACAGACCGCGGGGGCGCTGATGCTGCTCGCGCAGCCGCTCATCAAGCTGCACCGCGTGGACGAGGCGGTGCCGCTGCTGCGGCGCGCGTTGGCGATCCAGGAGCGCGTGTACGGCAAGGTGCACCCGCGGGTCGCCGGCACGCTGAACGCCCTGGGCGCTGCGCTCGCCGAGCAGGGACGGCAGGCCGAGGCCGACGACTACTACGCGCGCACGGCCGACATCTTCCGCGCCGTGTACGGCAACGAGCACTACCTGGTCGGGGCGTCGTTGGGCAACCGCGCCACGACGTTCACGGAGCGCGGCGACAACGCGCGTGCCGAGCAGCTGCTGCGCGACGCGCTCGCCATCTACGCGAAGACGCTCCCGCCCGATCACCTCTACGTCGGCATCGCGCGCATCAAGCTCGGACGCGCGCTGCTCCGTCAGCGGCGCTACGCCGAGTCCACGCGCGAGCTGGAGGCCGGGATCGCGATCGTGTCGAAGGGCTCGGACCCGTCGTCGGCATGGCTCGTGAAAGGGCGCGCCGATCTCGCCGAGGCGAAGGCGGCGCTCGGCAGGCACTGA
- a CDS encoding glycosyltransferase family 9 protein, with the protein MPRRVCIVLLTGLGDVVHGLPIANALKDAGWHVTWVSEPMPSSILEHHPSVDTIVRYRRREGARGVLALRRELRAARRAVGGFDLAVNLNVYFKSVWPVLFSGAPHRLGFERGRARDGIWLATNDHLAPRPRAHTQDMFLEFLAHLEVPHHPPSMPRDWRIAFSPAECAAQAAFVAERSGRPLAAIVPASANAAKDWRAERWAMVADGLVERGFEVALVGGPGARETGVARAIEAAARGPITWAMGDGVRRVAWILERCALVLAPDTGPLHIARALGVPVVGLFGHTNPWRVGPYRAYEDLWIDRYTPPGTAPDPSSFDPPPDDRMALITPDDVLAKVDVAIARYGVLDVKREA; encoded by the coding sequence ATGCCTCGGCGCGTCTGCATCGTACTCCTCACAGGGCTCGGCGACGTCGTGCACGGCCTGCCGATCGCCAACGCGCTGAAGGATGCCGGATGGCACGTGACGTGGGTGTCCGAGCCGATGCCGTCGAGCATCCTCGAGCACCATCCGTCGGTCGACACGATCGTGCGCTACCGGCGTCGCGAAGGTGCGCGCGGCGTGCTCGCGCTGCGTCGCGAGCTGCGCGCGGCGCGGCGCGCGGTCGGCGGGTTCGATCTCGCGGTCAACCTCAACGTGTACTTCAAGAGCGTGTGGCCGGTGCTGTTCTCCGGCGCGCCGCATCGACTCGGCTTCGAGCGCGGACGCGCGCGCGACGGGATCTGGCTCGCGACGAACGATCATCTCGCGCCCCGGCCGCGCGCACACACCCAGGACATGTTCCTGGAGTTCCTCGCGCACCTCGAGGTCCCGCACCACCCGCCGTCGATGCCGCGCGACTGGCGCATCGCGTTCTCGCCCGCGGAATGCGCGGCGCAGGCGGCGTTCGTCGCCGAGCGCAGCGGCCGGCCGCTCGCCGCGATCGTCCCCGCGTCGGCGAACGCGGCGAAGGACTGGCGCGCCGAGCGATGGGCGATGGTGGCCGACGGGCTCGTGGAGCGCGGCTTCGAGGTCGCGCTCGTGGGCGGACCGGGCGCGCGCGAGACCGGCGTGGCACGCGCGATCGAGGCGGCGGCGCGCGGGCCGATCACGTGGGCGATGGGCGACGGCGTGCGGCGCGTGGCGTGGATCCTCGAGCGGTGCGCGCTCGTGCTCGCGCCCGACACGGGGCCGCTGCACATCGCGCGCGCGTTAGGCGTGCCGGTGGTCGGGCTGTTCGGGCACACGAACCCGTGGCGCGTGGGCCCGTACCGCGCGTACGAGGATCTCTGGATCGACCGCTACACACCGCCCGGCACGGCGCCCGACCCGTCGAGCTTCGACCCGCCGCCCGACGACCGCATGGCGCTCATCACGCCGGACGACGTGCTCGCAAAGGTGGACGTGGCGATCGCGCGCTACGGCGTGCTGGACGTGAAGCGCGAGGCGTGA